A genomic segment from Candidatus Binataceae bacterium encodes:
- a CDS encoding superoxide dismutase, protein MAFELPKLPYAVDALAPHISAETLEFHHGKHHATYVTNLNNLTKGGKFENAPLEQIIKEAGPGGLFNNAAQHFNHSFYWTSMKPRGGGDPAGKVADGIKKAFGDFAAFKKKFSDAATTHFGSGWAWLVQKGDGALDVIATHDADTPVAHGIHPILTCDVWEHAYYIDYRNARAKYVEAWWSLVNWDFANANLK, encoded by the coding sequence ATGGCTTTCGAACTTCCCAAGCTGCCCTACGCGGTGGACGCCCTGGCGCCCCATATCTCGGCCGAGACCCTGGAGTTCCATCACGGCAAGCATCACGCCACCTATGTCACCAATCTCAACAACTTGACCAAAGGTGGCAAATTCGAGAACGCGCCGCTCGAGCAAATCATCAAGGAGGCCGGCCCCGGCGGTCTTTTCAACAACGCTGCCCAGCACTTCAATCACAGTTTCTACTGGACCTCGATGAAGCCGCGCGGCGGGGGCGATCCGGCCGGCAAAGTGGCCGACGGGATCAAGAAAGCCTTCGGCGACTTCGCCGCCTTCAAGAAGAAGTTCTCCGATGCGGCGACCACTCATTTCGGCAGCGGATGGGCCTGGCTGGTGCAGAAGGGCGACGGCGCGCTGGACGTGATCGCGACTCACGACGCCGACACCCCGGTTGCCCACGGTATCCATCCGATCCTGACCTGCGACGTGTGGGAGCACGCTTACTACATCGACTACCGCAACGCGCGCGCGAAATACGTCGAGGCGTGGTGGAGCCTGGTCAACTGGGATTTCGCCAACGCCAACCTGAAGTAG
- the recR gene encoding recombination mediator RecR codes for MAENNLKRADGLPPAMMRLVRELSRLPGVGEKTASRLAFNLLNRPRDEVIALAEALLEMKERVGLCSQCFALADAQRCRICEDPAREQDVICVVEGPADLMAIERARSFNGLYHVLHGAVAPLDGIGPDDLKMKELLMRLQGPAPVREVIIATNATVEGEATALYLARLLKPLGIKTTRLARGLPAGGDLEYSDAATLSSALNNRRDF; via the coding sequence ATGGCCGAAAACAATCTCAAGCGCGCCGACGGTCTGCCGCCCGCGATGATGCGGCTCGTGCGCGAGCTCTCCCGGCTGCCCGGCGTGGGCGAGAAGACCGCCTCGCGCCTCGCCTTCAACCTGCTTAACCGCCCCCGCGACGAGGTTATCGCGCTTGCCGAGGCGCTGCTCGAGATGAAGGAGCGCGTCGGGCTCTGCTCGCAATGTTTCGCGCTTGCCGACGCGCAGCGCTGCCGCATCTGCGAGGACCCGGCGCGCGAACAGGACGTGATTTGCGTGGTCGAGGGGCCCGCCGACCTGATGGCGATCGAGCGAGCGCGCAGTTTCAACGGGCTCTATCACGTGCTGCACGGCGCGGTCGCGCCGCTCGACGGGATCGGCCCCGACGATCTGAAAATGAAGGAACTGCTGATGCGGCTTCAGGGTCCGGCACCGGTGCGCGAGGTCATAATCGCGACCAATGCCACGGTCGAGGGCGAAGCGACAGCGCTCTACCTGGCGCGGCTGCTCAAGCCGCTCGGAATCAAGACCACCCGCCTCGCGCGCGGCCTACCGGCCGGCGGCGACCTGGAGTACAGCGACGCCGCCACGCTTTCGAGCGCGCTCAACAATCGCCGCGACTTCTAG